The genomic region GGAACACAATTACCTACAATTACCAgagaaattaaaaataaaaaataaaaaccagaGATTTTCTGCCACTTAATGCAGAAATCAAATTCCATAAAGAAATTCCAGTTACATCTGGCGTGCATGCTCATTGCATCTTTATTATTGGTACTTATTCACACCTATGCTTTTGATTTGTCATCCTGCATTTTAGACAATGAGCTTCATGAACAATGAGTGGATAAAGAAATTAACGTTTAACATCCGGCCTCTCATACCAACCATACTGTCCCATTTGCTCACAAGGGACTCACTACTTTGTTTTTGGTTGCGCGAGTGGAGATTTCACAAGAGGTCACCCCTCCTAGAATTCCTCCCACCCAAACACGCTTAAGTGTGGAGTTCTACTCTTTTCCACAGTCAGTGCGCTCAAAACGTAATGGTGGTATTTGAGGCGGGACATTGCTTATGACTTGTATCTCTATGGTAGATTTGTAAGTTAATGTGTATGTTTTTATGGTATCTAAAGTTAACACTCACCTTCTATATGATCAGCCAGTGGTCCGGTAATTTGGATAAGGAACTCGGCCACTTTCGATGCGCTGCAAATCCTCCACAAGGACTTGATAATGCTGCTTCACTTCCTCGGCAGTTTTGCCGCCAACAGCCTTGGCGACATTCTGCCACCTGTCAGGTGTGTCTTTGTCAAACACCGCCAACGCCTTCTCAAAGGCCTTGTTCTGCTTAGCAGTCCAAGTACCCGACCCGCGTGAAGACATTGAGCTAGATGCCATATGCACACTACAGAGATATACTCTAGTATAAGTAAACACTCAAAGAGATGGTATGAGCCAATAGGTAGGAAATGTGGTCTTTTATAAGCTCCAAGAACGGAGGGAGGGGGAAGTGGTCCTGTGCTAGTTGGCCCATAAATATCGCCACACGAGGATAATTTCAAACGATTCGCGTCGGTAAGCATCACAAAAGTGAGTAGGATGGAAAGTTTCTATTGTATGAAAGAATCAATATCTCCATGAACCATTTATCGACCGGTACAATATCCTTCTGTAACATTTGTCTTTGAGGGTTATATCGATAAAACCATTATCATCACCCAGATAACGGGGGCCAGGGCCCGGGCACCaaatcaaaataaatataacCTTAAAAAGGATGTCTAGACCCAATGTTCCAGACCTAGATTTTACTAGATAAGATATAGCCTTCCATGGGTTATCCTCACTTGTACTTTGTACCGAACAAAAGTCCAAGTTTTACAACTGGCTATCTGCGTTTCCGTACAATGATTTTTGTAACCATCGCGTGTTACCATTGTATTCATACGCTGATACGCATATAATATATCAGGGCCCAGGTTTACAAGCGTTATATTGCTATATACTAGGATATTTGTGATGATACCATTGTTTGATTATAGACCACAGGTTCCTGTGCAGGTTGTGGAGCCAACATTGGTTGTCATTGGCCTAATTAGTTGGCTCTTTACTCCATACAAGAATGCATACAAATCTTCATATTCATGTATTTGATTTCCTTCTGTTGGTATAAGAATCTTTTTACTTTTGTACAACTAGTACTATAAGAATCTTTTTGTTTTCTATTGTCTGTTTGGGTGGAAGGACTTGCATTAGAATATTATGAATTATCATCATCAGTTATCAATGGATCATGCGGTCAACGGTTCATGTATGTGGTCAAAGTGACACGCGTATCCAATATGTTTATGGGTCGTATACTCGTATGTGGACTCGACAAACTCATAATATACTCGTCAAAAAATGGTGGATGTCAAAGATATCAGAGAATATCTTACTACTTTTATCCTCATGACTAGTGAATAGAAGTATAGAACCATATTCAGTTTTAGTGGCTGAATGAATATCTGCATGGGGCTACCACAAATTCCATAATGCTGTCACACTCTTTTTGAGGTTCATCCTAGGACAAcaatgttttcaaattacatggcTTAGAATAGCCCGGCTGCATACAGTCGACACTACGTGTTTTGCTATCCACAGAACCATGACTTGAAATATGGTCGCGTGATTAAGATGTTGAGTGTATGTTAGAGGCCGTTTCCAAATAAATAGAGGTGGCAAGATTTACGGGTTAGGTAATGGTTCAAAACAGTTTTGGTTTGAAATTGATATATGTTTAGTCGAGATCAAAACGGGCCAAGTTGACCCACTAATGTAATTTTGTCAAAGGTTAAGTCATCATAGATAACTCATGCACTAATTATGATTACTTAAACCATATTATTACAATAATGATAATCCAGATAGTATacaaaaaatattattttgaaGACTTTTAACAAATTCGACTTGTtccatttttagctctttttttAGCGACTTGCTAATAATTAAGACTCGTGATATCTATAGAGTTTAACTGTAGAAGGTTTAATGTGCAACACATAAATAAGTCGAGAAATAACTCGAATATTATAATTCAAGTTGCAGAACTTTGTGGATTCTGCAACTTTGACGAAAAAGCATCATTCTATCATTTACAAAAGTTGAACTTTGTGGATTCCCGAGTCCATTCTCGCAAGTTGAAGGTCCCCGAAAAAATGTCTTTTAATGCGCCTTTTAACAAAAAACTAATGACAAGCATAAGAATCTACAACATTGTTGGAAAATTGGTCCTGCAAAAACCTTGATGTCTAGTATTGAATCAAGTATTTGTGTGAGAACATATAACAAAGGTTACATTTGGATGTGATGAAGATATCAAGTTGTGGATGATCTTGTTGAACATTTGAGTTTGAATTAATGATATCAAAATTGTGGTATGTTTT from Helianthus annuus cultivar XRQ/B chromosome 10, HanXRQr2.0-SUNRISE, whole genome shotgun sequence harbors:
- the LOC110885982 gene encoding protein RADIALIS-like 1, whose amino-acid sequence is MASSSMSSRGSGTWTAKQNKAFEKALAVFDKDTPDRWQNVAKAVGGKTAEEVKQHYQVLVEDLQRIESGRVPYPNYRTTG